In one Vulgatibacter incomptus genomic region, the following are encoded:
- a CDS encoding neutral/alkaline non-lysosomal ceramidase N-terminal domain-containing protein, translated as MTVKPPRRGRKLLLAGLSLPLFFGLASLDWRPAADEVPPRIVSAASRTGILLAGAGKAEIRLPADATLAGYRPFGRMARDAGRPVYVRSLLLEVGGLRTAIVSAELMTLPSSLAAGITERLRAEGAGCGIVAATHTHSGPGGYDREALPQAVGVGRYDDEVERAILDAASASLAAARAELAPAELRIGEDLAGLGSNRDRPESPSDDRLTVVRLDRPAGGRIAEVGRYSAHPTLLSRFVGPSGDWPGAFMSRVEEEGGVAILLQGAAGDARAAVGRTPPIDADDPIERFAAGLATRLGDVPLLEVHAPVALGCAEAEVALPAPDLGSMVPWPLGRVVSNAASLVAPTRAPITALRLDDLVLLAVPGEPTFGAALAGESGVSASGLRGRTVSLAGAYVGYAPLPADVDDRVFSSRYAWFGPGLAGRLARGQSAAAEALLARPDPEDLQNDRPDDPRTPGGSPEQPGR; from the coding sequence ATGACCGTGAAGCCCCCGAGGCGCGGGAGGAAGCTCCTCCTCGCAGGCCTGTCGCTGCCTCTCTTCTTCGGGCTCGCGTCCCTGGACTGGCGCCCCGCGGCGGACGAGGTTCCGCCCCGGATCGTCTCCGCGGCCTCGCGGACGGGGATCCTTCTGGCCGGCGCAGGGAAGGCCGAGATCCGCCTGCCCGCCGACGCCACCCTCGCCGGATACAGACCCTTCGGCCGAATGGCGCGCGACGCCGGGCGCCCCGTCTACGTCCGCTCCCTCCTCCTGGAGGTCGGAGGACTCCGGACCGCGATCGTCTCGGCGGAGCTGATGACCCTGCCTTCGTCGCTGGCCGCCGGAATCACGGAGCGCCTTCGGGCCGAGGGGGCGGGCTGCGGAATCGTCGCCGCCACCCACACCCACTCCGGGCCCGGAGGCTACGACCGCGAGGCGCTTCCCCAGGCGGTCGGCGTCGGCCGCTACGACGACGAGGTCGAGAGGGCGATCCTGGACGCGGCCTCGGCCTCCCTGGCTGCAGCAAGGGCGGAGCTGGCGCCGGCCGAGCTCCGGATCGGCGAGGACCTCGCGGGCCTGGGCTCCAACCGCGATCGGCCGGAGAGCCCGTCGGACGATCGCCTCACGGTAGTCCGCCTCGATCGCCCGGCTGGCGGAAGGATCGCCGAGGTCGGGCGCTACTCCGCCCACCCGACGCTCCTCTCGCGCTTCGTGGGGCCGAGCGGGGACTGGCCCGGCGCCTTCATGTCCCGGGTGGAGGAGGAGGGTGGGGTGGCCATCCTGCTCCAGGGCGCAGCGGGCGACGCCCGTGCCGCCGTCGGCCGGACCCCGCCCATCGACGCCGACGATCCGATCGAGCGCTTCGCCGCGGGCCTGGCCACTCGCCTGGGCGACGTCCCTCTATTAGAAGTCCACGCCCCGGTCGCGCTCGGCTGCGCGGAGGCGGAGGTCGCGCTCCCTGCTCCCGACCTCGGCTCGATGGTCCCCTGGCCCCTGGGCCGCGTCGTCTCGAACGCCGCCTCCCTCGTCGCTCCGACCCGGGCCCCGATCACCGCCCTCCGCCTCGACGACCTCGTCCTCCTGGCGGTCCCCGGCGAGCCGACCTTCGGCGCGGCACTGGCGGGCGAGTCCGGAGTCTCGGCGTCGGGCCTTCGGGGCCGCACGGTCTCCCTGGCCGGCGCCTACGTGGGCTACGCGCCCCTCCCTGCCGATGTGGATGACAGGGTCTTCTCCTCCCGCTATGCATGGTTCGGTCCCGGACTGGCGGGGCGGCTCGCGCGAGGGCAGTCCGCTGCGGCCGAGGCCCTGCTCGCAAGGCCGGATCCCGAGGACTTGCAAAACGATCGCCCGGATGATCCGCGGACCCCGGGCGGTTCACCGGAGCAGCCGGGCCGGTAG
- a CDS encoding choice-of-anchor J domain-containing protein codes for MRALVSVVSLQSIRLWVLAIALAFAFAACGSEGSSSPGGSGGGVTGGSGGPSGTGGTGGPSGTGGTGGPSGTGGSAGDGTGGTAGDGTGGTAGDGTGGTGGDATGGTGGDATGGSGGGGPLLCDDDADCAELAVGQCVVAACNNDGRFEGPLNTCVLVRAEVGTACDDGLFCTLDDVCNEVGECVGKLPNDCGLAATECGDVACDELSASCSLVPVADGTGCEAGSLCEIAACEAGECVAIPKDCSGMGSACAVAACDPVDGACIAEPLDLGTSCTLAGVGQCEVAACNATGACVAQPLTAGTSCTLAGIGQCEAASCNATGACVAQPLAAGTSCTLAGLGQCQVASCNSAGACAAEPRPVGTACTIAGLGQCQSASCNTAGSCAASTVPNGTTCNDGDRCTIGDACVAGACAGTFDGPVCLAASTYLAEGFEDCAASGWTFAGEWQCGAPTSGPGRARTGSGAFATKLAGNYADNASFATSIATSPAIDLSGSTNPVLTFWAWVDTEGSTSSSTFWDGFNVKVRRAGESTFTLVTAVTPPYRGTASGTTEQAWGGYNASLGWQPYTVNLSAYAGGSIQVQFAFRSDSSTNAAGVYVDDLTITEPFAVPLAISGRELPSVVYAGYSTALQLVRTGGGTSSVTWSIAGGVNNGWLSIDPVTGLLSGTASSADAGPVSVTVRVTSDDFPANFAQRTFTTTVEDLGSNLLYFTDFETDCSTWTLGGDWQCGKPSNVGPAAVSGDRLLATRLDSNYNNNQAFGTATATSPAINLTQASHPRLRFSGWYKTESGFDGFNVKISTDGTNYTQLTNVEPAYTSTVNSQAAWSGDSLGWKEFKADLSAYVGQSIRLRFDFRSDGSNVDAGVYIDDIIITEAALDPVSIVASGLPDAHFGSRYVAGFTRRGGSRLPAWSIVSGTNHGWLTMDPITGTITGLPPDPSSGPVQLRVRVQEPLLPSNFAEADFSFAIVGPRDPGVHFAEDFSNCSAGWTFNSDWQCGTPSVVGPSACHSEPGCIGTNLTGNYRDNLAWATTVADSPVIDLIDADDPTLSFWAWVHTQSTTTDAFNVKVSTNGGSTWSLLTGVSRAYDGTAGGEQAWGGDRSAQGWERYKVDLGAYAGQTIRLRFAFRSDGSTNRAGVYIDDLVIGEKFNDPVSITSASVLPDAFVGNPWSTRLLKTGSSRGTWTIVSGPAWLQIDAATGRLIGTPGPGDLGTANVTVHVAEPLNPTNGATKDFTFEVVEIEAGQVWASSFDRCSANWVLTGEWQCGTPTSVGPSSCRTGSNCMATRLASDYVNDVAFAASTATSPAIDLSASSGAKLTFWTWISTEECCDGFNLRVSTDGGATYALHNAVTPAYNTTIDSQTAWTGNRSAQGWQMFSADLAAFDGQRIRLRFSFRSDGSGVGPGIYIDDLVITDGLYVPLSINTTPLSQGRVDVPYQASFTKTGGTSQAVWSMTPGQNASWLSFDSATKRISGTPSASDLGVVSFTLRVEEPGNPSNFRERTFQFEVVQLPEGFSYAEGFEVGSGGWTLRGDWEHGTPSNVGPAECHSGSRCLATKIAGNYTKDSSLTFATNYAESPPLVVASGAPSTLVFWAWVSTHSGRWDSFQVQVRRASESSFTVPAAANVSPPYSGSSATTSSWGGELDQLGWRRYAVNLSAYAGDTIVIRIAYNIGITSAHSDPGVYVDDVQILETSRVAPSISPVKVSDAWVNVPYTQRLEKTGGAAGAGWSIVGGWNHAWLAIDPVTGTLTGLPGFGDIGPVSVVVRAQDPNDLDLADELDVQFEVSGAQVYYNQDFEGPCASNGWTLMNDWRCGTPTTVGPRAAHGGTQCLATNLSGDYSNNQTYAGNSATSPTINLTGALHPVAWFRMWIFTEGTTFDGANLQVSTNGGTSYQVVTTTSPSPRFTVSSQLSWGGDQSGAGWILVRADLTAFAGQQVKLRIGLATDSSVVFPGVYIDDIVVVEAD; via the coding sequence ATGCGAGCGTTGGTGTCGGTCGTTTCGTTGCAATCCATTCGACTCTGGGTGCTGGCGATCGCGCTGGCGTTCGCGTTTGCCGCCTGTGGCAGTGAAGGCTCATCGAGCCCCGGCGGAAGCGGCGGCGGGGTGACCGGAGGCAGTGGTGGCCCCAGCGGCACCGGCGGCACCGGCGGCCCCAGCGGCACCGGTGGAACCGGCGGCCCGAGTGGCACTGGCGGCAGCGCTGGCGATGGTACCGGCGGCACCGCAGGCGATGGCACCGGCGGAACCGCCGGCGATGGCACGGGCGGCACCGGCGGTGATGCCACGGGCGGCACCGGCGGCGATGCCACGGGCGGCAGCGGCGGCGGTGGTCCGTTGCTGTGCGACGACGACGCCGACTGCGCCGAGCTCGCGGTCGGGCAGTGCGTCGTGGCGGCCTGCAACAACGACGGAAGGTTCGAGGGGCCGCTCAATACCTGCGTTCTGGTCCGGGCGGAGGTCGGCACCGCCTGCGATGACGGCCTCTTCTGCACCCTGGACGACGTCTGCAACGAGGTCGGCGAGTGCGTCGGAAAGCTCCCCAACGATTGCGGCCTCGCGGCCACCGAATGCGGCGACGTCGCCTGCGACGAGCTGAGCGCGAGTTGCTCGCTGGTCCCCGTCGCCGACGGCACGGGGTGCGAGGCGGGCAGCCTCTGCGAGATCGCGGCCTGCGAGGCGGGCGAATGCGTCGCCATTCCGAAGGACTGCTCCGGGATGGGCTCGGCCTGTGCGGTGGCCGCCTGCGATCCGGTCGACGGCGCCTGCATCGCCGAGCCTCTCGACCTGGGCACGTCCTGTACGCTCGCTGGAGTCGGGCAGTGCGAGGTGGCGGCCTGCAACGCCACCGGCGCCTGCGTCGCCCAGCCTCTCACCGCGGGCACGTCCTGTACGCTCGCCGGAATTGGACAGTGTGAGGCGGCGTCCTGCAACGCCACCGGTGCCTGTGTCGCCCAGCCTCTCGCTGCGGGCACGTCCTGCACCCTCGCCGGGCTCGGGCAGTGCCAGGTGGCTTCGTGCAACAGCGCCGGCGCCTGCGCCGCGGAGCCTCGGCCCGTTGGAACCGCGTGCACGATCGCGGGCCTCGGTCAGTGCCAGAGCGCCTCTTGCAATACGGCCGGCTCGTGCGCGGCCTCGACCGTCCCCAACGGGACCACTTGCAACGACGGTGATCGATGCACGATCGGGGACGCGTGCGTCGCCGGCGCTTGCGCGGGAACCTTCGACGGGCCTGTCTGCCTGGCGGCTTCGACCTACCTCGCCGAGGGATTCGAGGACTGCGCCGCCTCCGGCTGGACCTTCGCTGGCGAGTGGCAGTGTGGAGCGCCGACCTCGGGTCCGGGTAGGGCCCGCACCGGCAGTGGCGCCTTCGCGACGAAGCTCGCCGGGAACTACGCCGACAACGCCTCGTTCGCGACCTCCATCGCCACCTCGCCGGCCATCGACCTCAGCGGTTCGACGAACCCCGTCCTCACCTTCTGGGCGTGGGTCGACACCGAAGGCTCGACCTCGTCTTCGACGTTCTGGGACGGGTTCAACGTGAAGGTGCGCCGCGCGGGAGAATCGACCTTCACACTGGTCACCGCGGTGACGCCTCCCTACCGTGGAACGGCCTCGGGGACCACCGAGCAGGCCTGGGGCGGCTACAACGCGAGCCTCGGGTGGCAGCCCTACACGGTCAATCTGAGCGCGTACGCAGGTGGCTCGATCCAGGTGCAGTTTGCGTTCCGCTCGGACAGCAGCACCAACGCGGCCGGCGTCTACGTCGACGATCTGACGATCACCGAGCCCTTCGCCGTTCCGCTCGCGATCTCTGGCCGGGAATTGCCTTCGGTGGTGTACGCGGGCTATTCGACGGCCCTGCAGCTCGTTCGCACCGGAGGTGGGACCTCCTCCGTTACGTGGAGCATCGCCGGCGGCGTGAACAACGGCTGGCTCTCGATCGATCCGGTCACGGGGCTGCTCTCCGGGACGGCTTCCTCAGCCGACGCCGGTCCCGTGTCCGTCACCGTCCGCGTGACGTCCGATGATTTCCCTGCCAACTTCGCGCAGAGGACCTTCACCACGACGGTGGAGGATCTCGGCTCGAACCTCCTCTACTTCACCGACTTCGAGACGGATTGCTCGACCTGGACCCTCGGGGGAGACTGGCAGTGTGGGAAACCGTCGAACGTCGGGCCCGCCGCGGTGTCCGGCGACAGGCTCCTGGCGACCAGGCTGGACTCGAACTACAACAACAACCAGGCCTTCGGGACGGCCACGGCGACCTCGCCGGCGATCAACTTGACGCAGGCGAGCCATCCGAGGCTTCGGTTCTCGGGATGGTACAAGACGGAGTCGGGCTTCGACGGCTTCAACGTCAAGATCAGCACCGACGGGACCAACTACACGCAGCTGACCAACGTCGAGCCGGCGTACACGTCCACCGTCAACAGCCAGGCTGCGTGGTCGGGAGACTCGCTGGGTTGGAAGGAATTCAAGGCCGATCTCAGCGCCTATGTGGGCCAGAGCATCAGGTTGCGCTTCGACTTCCGGAGCGACGGCAGCAACGTCGATGCCGGCGTCTACATCGACGACATCATAATCACCGAGGCGGCGCTTGATCCCGTTTCGATCGTCGCGAGCGGCTTGCCCGACGCCCACTTCGGCTCCCGCTACGTGGCCGGTTTCACCAGGCGTGGTGGCTCGCGGCTCCCGGCGTGGAGCATCGTCAGCGGCACGAACCACGGGTGGCTCACGATGGATCCGATCACCGGAACCATCACGGGCCTGCCGCCGGACCCGAGCTCGGGACCGGTCCAGCTCCGGGTCCGCGTGCAGGAGCCGCTGCTCCCCTCGAATTTCGCAGAGGCAGACTTCAGCTTCGCGATCGTCGGTCCGCGGGACCCCGGCGTCCACTTCGCCGAGGACTTCTCCAACTGTTCTGCGGGCTGGACCTTCAATTCCGACTGGCAGTGCGGCACCCCGAGCGTCGTCGGTCCGTCCGCTTGCCATTCGGAGCCGGGTTGCATCGGCACAAACCTCACCGGCAACTACCGTGACAACCTCGCCTGGGCGACGACCGTCGCCGACTCCCCGGTGATCGATCTGATCGACGCGGACGACCCTACCCTCTCGTTCTGGGCATGGGTCCATACGCAGTCGACCACGACGGACGCCTTCAACGTGAAAGTCAGCACGAACGGTGGTTCCACCTGGAGCCTGCTGACGGGCGTTAGCCGAGCCTACGACGGAACCGCTGGAGGCGAGCAGGCCTGGGGCGGGGATCGCAGCGCTCAGGGCTGGGAACGCTACAAGGTGGACCTCGGCGCCTACGCCGGCCAGACCATCCGGCTCCGGTTCGCGTTCCGCAGTGACGGCAGCACCAATCGCGCCGGCGTCTATATCGACGACCTCGTCATCGGCGAGAAGTTCAACGACCCAGTGAGCATCACCTCGGCCAGCGTCCTCCCCGACGCCTTCGTCGGAAACCCGTGGTCGACGAGGCTCCTCAAGACGGGCTCCTCTCGGGGGACCTGGACCATCGTCTCCGGGCCGGCATGGCTGCAGATCGACGCCGCCACCGGCCGGCTCATCGGCACGCCCGGCCCAGGCGACCTGGGGACCGCAAACGTGACCGTGCACGTCGCCGAGCCCCTGAACCCGACCAACGGCGCCACCAAGGACTTCACCTTCGAGGTGGTCGAGATCGAAGCCGGACAGGTGTGGGCGTCGAGCTTCGACCGCTGCTCGGCGAACTGGGTCCTGACCGGGGAATGGCAGTGCGGAACCCCGACCAGCGTAGGCCCGTCGAGCTGCCGCACCGGCAGCAACTGCATGGCCACTCGGCTCGCGAGCGACTACGTCAACGACGTTGCCTTCGCGGCCTCGACCGCCACATCTCCGGCGATCGACCTCTCTGCATCGAGTGGCGCGAAGCTCACCTTCTGGACCTGGATCAGCACGGAAGAATGCTGTGATGGCTTCAACCTCAGGGTCAGCACGGATGGCGGCGCGACCTACGCACTCCACAACGCCGTGACGCCTGCCTACAACACGACCATCGACTCGCAGACTGCCTGGACCGGCAACCGCTCCGCCCAGGGCTGGCAGATGTTCTCTGCCGACCTCGCGGCCTTCGACGGCCAGAGGATCCGGTTGCGGTTCAGCTTCCGTTCCGACGGAAGCGGCGTTGGGCCCGGGATCTACATCGACGATCTCGTGATCACCGACGGTCTCTATGTGCCCCTCTCGATCAACACGACTCCCCTCTCGCAGGGCCGCGTGGACGTGCCCTACCAGGCGTCCTTCACCAAGACCGGTGGCACCTCCCAGGCGGTCTGGAGCATGACCCCGGGCCAGAACGCATCGTGGCTGAGCTTCGACTCCGCCACGAAGCGGATCTCCGGAACCCCGTCGGCCTCCGATCTGGGCGTCGTGAGCTTCACCCTGCGTGTGGAGGAGCCGGGCAATCCGTCGAACTTCCGCGAGAGGACGTTCCAGTTCGAGGTGGTGCAGCTCCCCGAAGGGTTCAGCTACGCCGAGGGTTTCGAAGTGGGCTCCGGGGGGTGGACCTTGAGGGGTGATTGGGAGCACGGGACCCCGAGCAACGTGGGCCCGGCCGAGTGTCACTCGGGCTCCCGGTGCCTCGCTACGAAGATCGCCGGCAACTACACGAAGGACTCCAGCCTCACCTTCGCGACGAACTACGCGGAGTCCCCGCCCCTCGTCGTCGCATCTGGGGCTCCGTCCACGCTCGTCTTCTGGGCCTGGGTCAGCACCCACAGCGGGCGATGGGACAGCTTCCAGGTGCAGGTCCGCAGGGCCTCTGAATCGAGCTTCACCGTCCCGGCGGCCGCCAACGTGTCCCCGCCGTATTCCGGGTCCTCTGCCACTACGTCGTCGTGGGGTGGCGAGCTCGACCAGCTCGGCTGGCGCCGGTACGCGGTCAACCTCTCGGCCTATGCAGGCGACACGATCGTGATCCGCATCGCGTACAACATCGGGATTACCTCCGCCCACTCGGATCCGGGCGTCTACGTCGACGACGTGCAGATCCTGGAGACGAGTCGCGTCGCTCCTTCGATCTCCCCGGTGAAGGTCTCCGACGCCTGGGTGAACGTGCCCTACACGCAGCGGCTGGAGAAGACCGGAGGCGCGGCGGGTGCGGGTTGGAGCATCGTTGGCGGCTGGAACCACGCCTGGCTCGCCATCGATCCGGTCACCGGCACCCTCACGGGCCTCCCGGGCTTCGGCGACATCGGACCCGTGAGCGTCGTGGTGCGGGCGCAGGATCCCAACGACCTCGACCTCGCGGACGAGCTCGACGTGCAGTTCGAGGTGAGCGGGGCGCAGGTCTACTACAACCAGGACTTCGAGGGGCCATGCGCCAGCAACGGCTGGACCCTCATGAACGACTGGCGGTGCGGCACGCCGACGACCGTCGGCCCTCGCGCTGCGCACGGCGGCACCCAGTGCCTCGCCACCAACCTCTCGGGCGATTACTCCAACAACCAGACCTACGCCGGCAACAGCGCGACGTCGCCGACCATCAATCTCACCGGCGCGTTGCACCCGGTCGCCTGGTTCCGCATGTGGATCTTCACCGAGGGAACCACGTTCGACGGAGCCAACCTCCAGGTCAGCACCAACGGTGGCACGAGCTACCAGGTCGTCACGACGACCTCTCCCTCGCCCAGGTTCACCGTCAGCAGCCAGTTGTCGTGGGGCGGCGATCAGTCTGGAGCCGGGTGGATCCTCGTCCGAGCCGACCTCACCGCCTTCGCTGGCCAGCAGGTCAAGCTGCGGATCGGCCTCGCGACGGACAGCTCGGTGGTGTTCCCCGGCGTCTACATCGACGACATCGTCGTAGTCGAAGCCGACTGA
- the nuoF gene encoding NADH-quinone oxidoreductase subunit NuoF codes for MSQFERVLTKSWAKPGNRSFAGYKANGGYDALPMALKMQPSEIIDTVKASNLRGRGGAGFPTGMKWSFVPKDSPKPKYLCINADESEPGTFKDRLIIEQEPHSLMEGIAIASYALGVHTCYIYIRGEYLEQAEILEKAIAECYEAGIFGKSVLGSGWALDVYVHRGAGAYICGEETALLNSLEGKKGWPRLKPPFPAVVGLFGSPTVVNNVETINTVPTIIKMGAEKYAALGTPKSGGTRLVCVSGHVNKPGVYEIPMTLTFDELIHGKEWCGGIPGGRKVKAVIPGGSSAPVLHHTELDVAAEYEALKAKDNMAGSGAVVVMDDSTCMVRALWRISKFYAEESCGQCTPCREGTPWMERILRKIEEGQGEHKDLALLKSVVNAIAPYPPIGLGTTICALGDAAALPVHSFVDKFREEFEQHINEHRCPFPHPFGILADEGVRS; via the coding sequence GTGAGCCAGTTCGAGCGCGTCCTCACCAAGAGCTGGGCCAAGCCGGGCAACCGGTCCTTCGCGGGCTACAAGGCGAATGGCGGCTACGATGCCCTCCCGATGGCGCTGAAGATGCAGCCGTCGGAGATCATCGACACCGTCAAGGCTTCGAACCTCCGTGGCCGCGGCGGCGCGGGCTTCCCCACGGGCATGAAGTGGAGCTTCGTGCCCAAGGACTCGCCCAAGCCCAAGTACCTCTGCATCAACGCCGACGAGTCCGAGCCGGGTACCTTCAAGGACCGTCTGATCATCGAGCAGGAACCGCACTCGCTCATGGAGGGGATCGCGATCGCCTCCTACGCCCTGGGTGTCCACACCTGCTACATCTACATCCGCGGCGAGTACCTGGAGCAGGCCGAGATCCTCGAGAAGGCCATCGCCGAGTGCTACGAGGCCGGGATCTTCGGCAAGAGCGTCCTCGGCTCGGGCTGGGCCCTCGACGTCTACGTGCACCGCGGCGCGGGCGCCTACATCTGCGGCGAGGAGACGGCCCTCCTGAACAGCCTCGAGGGCAAGAAGGGCTGGCCCCGGCTGAAGCCCCCGTTCCCTGCGGTCGTGGGCCTCTTCGGCTCGCCCACCGTGGTGAACAACGTCGAGACGATCAACACCGTGCCCACCATCATCAAGATGGGCGCGGAGAAGTACGCGGCCTTGGGCACGCCCAAGTCCGGCGGCACCCGCCTCGTCTGCGTCTCCGGCCACGTGAACAAGCCCGGGGTCTACGAGATCCCGATGACGCTCACCTTCGACGAGCTCATCCACGGCAAGGAGTGGTGCGGCGGCATCCCCGGCGGCCGCAAGGTGAAGGCCGTGATCCCCGGCGGCTCTTCCGCGCCCGTGCTCCACCACACCGAGCTCGACGTGGCCGCCGAGTACGAGGCCCTCAAGGCCAAGGACAACATGGCCGGCTCCGGCGCCGTGGTGGTGATGGACGACTCCACCTGCATGGTCCGGGCGCTGTGGCGGATCTCCAAGTTCTACGCCGAAGAGAGCTGCGGCCAGTGCACGCCGTGCCGTGAGGGCACGCCGTGGATGGAGCGGATCCTCCGCAAGATCGAGGAAGGGCAGGGCGAACACAAGGATCTCGCGCTGTTGAAGTCGGTGGTGAACGCGATCGCGCCGTACCCGCCCATCGGCCTCGGCACGACGATCTGCGCCCTCGGCGACGCGGCGGCGCTCCCCGTCCACTCCTTCGTCGACAAGTTCCGCGAGGAGTTCGAGCAGCACATCAACGAGCACCGCTGCCCGTTCCCGCATCCCTTCGGCATCCTCGCCGATGAGGGAGTCCGCTCATGA
- the purF gene encoding amidophosphoribosyltransferase codes for MFDKLKEECGVFGIWGHPEASNLTYLGLHALQHRGQEAAGIVSSDGTSLHLHKELGLVTDVFDAGKLAKLPGSTAIGHVRYSTAGGRGIKNTQPFAVDCGGKPLAIAHNGNLVNAESARRTLEGQGAIFFSSSDTEVVLHLVARQPERELTERIRLALEQVHGAYSLLFLSDDQLIGVRDPRGFRPLILGKLKGAWILASETCALDLIEAEYVREIEPGEMVVIDRNGVKSLHPFAPAPAARCVFEHVYFARPDSLVFGRSVYESRTRQGAILAKEHPVEADLVIPCPDSGVPAAIGYAEASGIPFGMGIVRSHYVGRTFIEPTQQIRHFGVKLKLNALRRVLEGKRVVVVDDSIVRGTTSRKVVKMLRAAGAKEIHMRISSPPTSWPCYYGVDTPTRSELISASHSVEEIAKYITADTLGYLSLEGLYESVGSDGKGFCDACFSGKYPVSFPVEEEKRLLRVVEA; via the coding sequence ATGTTCGACAAGCTCAAGGAAGAATGCGGCGTCTTCGGGATTTGGGGGCATCCCGAAGCATCGAACCTCACCTATCTGGGACTCCACGCCCTCCAGCATCGCGGACAGGAGGCAGCCGGCATCGTCTCGTCGGACGGCACCTCCCTCCACCTGCACAAGGAGCTGGGCCTGGTCACCGACGTCTTCGACGCCGGGAAGCTGGCCAAGCTGCCGGGTTCCACCGCGATCGGGCACGTCCGCTACAGCACCGCCGGCGGCCGCGGGATCAAGAACACCCAGCCCTTCGCCGTGGACTGCGGGGGCAAGCCCCTCGCCATCGCCCACAACGGCAACCTCGTCAACGCCGAGTCCGCCAGGAGGACGCTCGAGGGCCAGGGCGCGATCTTCTTCTCCTCCTCGGACACCGAGGTCGTCCTCCACCTCGTCGCGCGGCAGCCGGAGCGAGAGCTCACCGAGCGGATCCGGCTCGCCCTCGAGCAGGTGCACGGGGCGTACTCCCTCCTCTTCCTCAGCGACGACCAGCTCATCGGCGTCCGCGATCCGCGGGGCTTCCGGCCGCTGATCCTGGGCAAGCTCAAGGGCGCCTGGATCCTGGCCAGCGAGACCTGCGCCCTTGACCTCATCGAGGCCGAGTACGTGCGCGAGATCGAGCCGGGCGAGATGGTGGTCATCGACCGCAACGGCGTGAAGAGCCTTCACCCCTTCGCGCCCGCCCCCGCCGCCCGCTGCGTGTTCGAGCACGTCTACTTCGCCAGGCCCGACTCCCTCGTCTTCGGACGGAGCGTGTACGAGTCCCGCACGCGCCAGGGCGCCATCCTGGCCAAGGAGCATCCGGTCGAGGCCGATCTGGTGATCCCCTGCCCCGACTCCGGCGTCCCGGCCGCCATCGGCTACGCCGAGGCCAGCGGGATCCCCTTCGGCATGGGCATCGTCCGCAGCCACTACGTCGGACGCACCTTCATCGAGCCCACCCAGCAGATCCGCCACTTCGGCGTGAAGCTGAAGCTGAACGCCCTGCGCCGGGTCCTCGAGGGCAAGCGCGTGGTCGTCGTCGACGACTCGATCGTCCGGGGCACCACCAGCCGCAAGGTCGTGAAGATGCTCCGGGCGGCCGGCGCCAAGGAGATCCACATGCGGATCTCCAGCCCGCCCACCTCCTGGCCCTGCTACTACGGCGTCGACACCCCCACCCGCAGCGAGCTCATCTCCGCCTCGCACTCGGTGGAGGAGATCGCGAAGTACATCACCGCCGACACCCTGGGCTACCTCTCGCTCGAGGGCCTCTACGAGTCGGTCGGCAGCGACGGCAAGGGCTTCTGCGACGCCTGCTTCAGCGGCAAGTACCCGGTGTCCTTCCCCGTCGAGGAAGAGAAGCGGCTGCTGCGAGTGGTCGAGGCGTAG
- the nuoE gene encoding complex I 24 kDa subunit family protein, which produces MAAPFTAEQQKKFDEEIAKHLARFPEGRKAAAILPGLHIAQDILGWLSPEAMLQVAQKCESTPERVREVASFYVMYFQQPKGKHVIDVCTNISCSLRGAETLIQHLEQKLGVHMGETTGDQLITLREFECLGACGNAPVLQVDSRFHMDMTLKKADQLVEDLRKQAGKKS; this is translated from the coding sequence ATGGCGGCGCCGTTCACTGCGGAGCAGCAGAAGAAGTTCGACGAGGAGATCGCCAAGCATCTCGCTCGGTTCCCCGAGGGCCGGAAGGCGGCAGCGATCCTTCCCGGTCTCCACATCGCCCAGGACATCCTCGGCTGGCTCTCGCCCGAGGCGATGCTCCAGGTGGCGCAGAAGTGCGAATCCACCCCGGAGCGCGTGCGCGAGGTGGCGAGCTTCTACGTGATGTACTTCCAGCAGCCCAAGGGGAAGCACGTCATCGACGTCTGCACCAACATCTCCTGCTCGCTGCGCGGCGCCGAGACGCTGATCCAGCACCTCGAGCAGAAGCTCGGCGTGCACATGGGCGAGACCACCGGCGATCAGCTCATCACCCTGCGCGAGTTCGAGTGCCTGGGAGCGTGCGGCAACGCCCCCGTGCTCCAGGTCGACTCCCGCTTCCACATGGACATGACGCTGAAGAAGGCCGATCAGCTCGTTGAAGACCTGCGCAAGCAGGCGGGGAAGAAGTCGTGA